The genomic stretch AACGGGGGCTTTTCAGTCCCCAGGTTATCGGGCAGCATATCCTCCCGCCGAAATACTCGTTGTTTATTCCATGCCAGATCTCGTTGAGGTCATGGTATCTGCCCTGTGTCTTGATTTCCGTCTTCCTCGGTTGTCTCGTGGGCAGCAGGTTTCTGTTCTGTCTCACGAATCGATTCAGATGAGGAGTCTTTCTCTTCCGGTGTCTGATGAAATCGGCTATCTCATCGATGACAATGCCGTCTGCATCGAGGAATATCCGGTGAAGCCTGACGAAAAGCATTCCGCCTTTTGTCCTTACCGAGAGCATGCTCGAAGAGTTATCGGTAATCACCAGTGAAACGGGTTTCCCGGCGGTCATGGAGAAATACTCTCTGAGAGATTCCCGCCCGTAGCCCAGAGGCAGGCGGAGCTGCTCGCTCCCGTTCGGCTTCATCCGGGAGCCCCAGACAGGGGCTTGCCGGATTTCACGTTTCTATCCACGGAATAATCTTACATCCCTTCCCGGGATTTGACAACAGGAGCCAGATAGCGTCATCTCTCCCCGAGAGGTCCGTGTCCACTCCGTCCGTTTTGATGATTCTGGATGAAACGGACGATCTTTTGTATTATAGGGAATGCAGATGAAGATACGGACGGTGGCCTATTTTGACTGTTCGGCAGGGATAAGCGGCGACATGTGCCTCGGTGCCCTCATCGATGCCGGCGTGAC from Thermodesulfovibrionales bacterium encodes the following:
- a CDS encoding SprT-like domain-containing protein; the encoded protein is MKPNGSEQLRLPLGYGRESLREYFSMTAGKPVSLVITDNSSSMLSVRTKGGMLFVRLHRIFLDADGIVIDEIADFIRHRKRKTPHLNRFVRQNRNLLPTRQPRKTEIKTQGRYHDLNEIWHGINNEYFGGRICCPITWGLKSPRYAAKKRTLGSYNCRTNTIRISPLLDRRHVPRYYIEFVVYHEMVHADTEKTEKGKRRSVHSREFRRRERMFRHYDRAVAWEKERF